The following proteins are co-located in the Oryzias melastigma strain HK-1 linkage group LG8, ASM292280v2, whole genome shotgun sequence genome:
- the LOC112145909 gene encoding cytohesin-4, protein MFGADLLTVYFPCSRQSLCRGMAVSRKDSFLWGKAKMKGERRTGDNRDELPDDRRRSEVDRCKPDLHMSEHRKSVVKNRKFLRGKKKFNMDPKMGIKYLVEHDLLEWRADSVAEFLYKQEGLNKTAIGNFLGERDKMHLDTLKAFVALHEFYDLNLVQALRQFLWSFRLPGEAQKIDRMMEAFATRYCDCNPSVFQSTDTCYILSFAIIMLNTSLHNPNVKDKPSLQRFVSMNRGINNGEDLPSELLTKLYNSIRNEPFKIPEDDGNDLTLTFFNPDREGWLMKMGGRIKTWKRRWFILTDSCLYYFEFTTDKDPIGIIPLENLCVRKVQDSSKLFCLELYNPKGQKIKACKTENKGKVVQGKHQSYKLRAASEEERDDWMDAIRASITKDPFYDLVTVRKRKVIGNTV, encoded by the exons ATGTTTGGCGCCGACCTCCTGACAGTCTACTTCCCGTGCAGCCGTCAGTCGCTCTGCAGAGGCATGGCAGTGAGCAGAAAAGACAGCTTCCTGTGGGGGAAAG CTAAGATGAAAGGTGAGAGGAGGACAGGTGACAACAGGGACGAGCTGCCGGACGACAGACGG AGGTCGGAGGTCGATCGCTGCAAGCCTGACCTTCACATGTCCGAGCACAG GAAAAGTGTTGTGAAGAACAGGAAGTTTCTTCGTGGGAAAAAGAAATTTAACATGGACCCTAAAATG GGCATCAAGTACCTAGTGGAACACGACCTTCTGGAATGGCGAGCCGATTCAGTGGCGGAGTTTCTCTACAAGCAGGAGGGGCTCAATAAGACGGCCATCGGCAACTTTTTGGGAGAAAG gGACAAAATGCATCTGGACACCTTGAAAGCTTTTGTAGCTCTGCACGAGTTCTACGACCTGAATCTGGTGCAGGCCCTGAG GCAATTTCTGTGGAGTTTTCGCCTCCCAGGAGAAGCTCAGAAGATTGACAGGATGATGGAGGCGTTCGCAACTCGCTACTGCGACTGCAACCCGTCTGTCTTCCAGTCTACAG ACACCTGCTACATCCTGTCTTTTGCCATCATCATGCTCAACACGAGTCTCCACAACCCCAACGTGAAAGACAAGCCCAGCCTGCAGCGCTTCGTCTCCATGAACAGAGGCATCAACAACGGCGAGGACCTGCCCAGCGAGCTGCTCACG AAACTTTACAACAGCATCCGCAATGAGCCGTTTAAAATCCCAGAGGATGATGGGAACGACCTGACGCTGACGTTTTTCAACCCGGACCGGGAGGGCTGGCTCATGAAAATGG GCGGACGCATCAAAACCTGGAAGAGACGGTGGTTCATCCTGACAGACAGCTGCCTGTACTACTTTGAATTCACCACG GATAAGGATCCCATCGGGATTATTCCTCTGGAAAACCTCTGCGTCAGGAAGGTCCAAGACTCCAGCAAACTG TTCTGTCTGGAGTTATACAACCCAAAAGGACAGAAGATCAAGGCCTGCAAGACGGAGAACAAGGGCAAAGTGGTTCAGGGGAAACACCAGTCCTATAAGCTCAGAGCAGCCAGCGAAGAAGAGCGGGACGACTGGATGGACGCCATCAG AGCGAGCATCACCAAAGATCCTTTCTATGACCTGGTAACGGTCCGAAAGAGGAAGGTCATCGGCAACACCGTGTAG